One segment of Rhodanobacter thiooxydans DNA contains the following:
- a CDS encoding rhomboid family intramembrane serine protease: MFVHVETRRRPRWHWATLLMVTVCVVCFVGLALMPATQRISLLLEWGTVPANIFDPHEALLPQLTDPALLRLFTALFIHVTWLHLLSNLLFLAIFGLPGERALGSLRFLLLFVVGGVVANLIGALSLTGVRLPIIGCSGAVSAVVGTYVALFPRARLGLVLPLGLYLEFVRVPAFLLIGLWVLLQLLFSYAGPSYGAYVWWAHIGGFLFGVVFALFSRDAIARRLRS; this comes from the coding sequence TTGTTTGTCCACGTCGAAACGCGCCGCCGCCCTCGCTGGCACTGGGCCACCTTGCTGATGGTGACGGTCTGCGTGGTATGTTTCGTGGGGCTGGCGTTGATGCCTGCCACGCAGCGAATCTCCCTGTTGCTGGAATGGGGTACGGTGCCGGCGAATATCTTCGACCCGCATGAGGCGCTGCTGCCGCAGCTGACCGATCCGGCCTTGCTGCGTCTGTTCACGGCGTTGTTCATCCACGTGACCTGGCTGCATCTGCTGAGCAACCTGCTGTTCCTGGCGATCTTCGGGCTGCCGGGCGAGCGTGCGTTGGGTTCGCTGCGGTTCCTGCTGCTGTTCGTGGTCGGCGGGGTCGTGGCGAATCTGATCGGCGCGTTGTCCCTGACCGGTGTCCGCCTGCCGATCATCGGTTGCAGCGGCGCGGTATCGGCGGTGGTCGGCACGTATGTGGCACTGTTCCCGCGTGCGCGGCTCGGCCTGGTGCTGCCGCTGGGGCTGTACCTGGAATTCGTGCGGGTGCCGGCGTTCCTGCTGATCGGCCTCTGGGTTCTGCTGCAACTGCTGTTCAGCTATGCGGGGCCGAGCTATGGCGCCTATGTCTGGTGGGCGCACATCGGCGGTTTTCTGTTCGGCGTGGTGTTTGCGTTGTTCTCGCGCGATGCGATCGCCCGCCGCCTGCGCAGCTGA
- a CDS encoding GspE/PulE family protein, translating to MAASPQIASLLGRRGRLELDELLATLVVDGYLLADDAKQVRMGVRAGRSTVELHPLVLIANARLTNQHDPGRPLSLEGLTEWLASHAGLPYLKIDPMKINVAAATQVVSHAYAKRHRILPIAAAPGEVTFATCEPFEAGWAPDLAQMLRRDIKRVVASPIDINRYLQEFYGVQRSIQLAQDAKGGSDASSAILNFEQLVELGKSGEVGADDRHVVHIVDWLLQYAFEQRASDIHLEPRRETGHIRFRIDGVMQKVFELPSPVMTAVTARIKILARMDVAEKRRPQDGRIKTRSSSGREVELRISNMPTAFGEKVVMRIFDPDLVVKDFAQLGFSPGEGANWRSMVERPHGIVLVTGPTGSGKTTTLYSTLKHLATPELNVCTVEDPIEMVSPEFNQMQVHAAIELDFAAGVRTLLRQDPDIIMIGEIRDLETAQMAVQASLTGHLVLSTLHTNDAPSAVTRLLDLGVPHYLIQSTLTGVVAQRLVRTLCPHCKRAAAQDPQAWTVLTHGWNMPVPPQVFQPVGCLECRNTGFLGRTGIYEMLKLSPRLRGMISAQLDLSGFGQAALSEGMRPLRISAADQVAAGLTTVQEVLTVLPPIDAFDDTQP from the coding sequence ATGGCCGCTTCACCTCAAATTGCATCCCTGCTCGGCCGGCGTGGCCGACTGGAGCTGGACGAACTGCTGGCGACGCTGGTGGTCGACGGTTACCTGCTGGCCGATGATGCCAAACAGGTGCGCATGGGTGTTCGGGCCGGTCGCAGCACGGTCGAGCTGCATCCGCTGGTGCTGATCGCGAACGCCAGGTTGACGAACCAGCACGATCCGGGCCGCCCACTGAGCCTGGAGGGCCTGACCGAATGGCTGGCCAGCCATGCCGGGCTGCCGTACCTGAAGATCGACCCGATGAAGATCAACGTCGCCGCAGCGACCCAGGTGGTGAGCCACGCCTATGCCAAGCGCCACCGCATCCTGCCGATCGCGGCCGCACCGGGCGAAGTAACGTTCGCCACCTGCGAGCCGTTCGAAGCCGGCTGGGCGCCGGATCTGGCGCAGATGCTGCGGCGGGACATCAAGCGCGTGGTGGCCAGCCCGATCGACATCAACCGCTACCTGCAGGAGTTCTACGGCGTCCAGCGCTCGATCCAGCTGGCGCAGGACGCCAAGGGCGGCAGCGATGCCTCTTCCGCCATCCTCAATTTCGAGCAGCTGGTCGAGTTGGGCAAGAGCGGCGAAGTCGGCGCCGACGACCGCCACGTGGTGCACATCGTCGACTGGCTGTTGCAGTACGCGTTCGAGCAGCGTGCCTCGGACATCCACCTGGAACCACGCCGAGAGACCGGGCACATTCGCTTCCGCATCGACGGCGTGATGCAGAAGGTGTTCGAACTGCCCTCGCCGGTGATGACCGCAGTGACCGCGCGCATCAAGATCCTGGCGCGCATGGACGTGGCCGAAAAGCGCCGCCCACAGGATGGCCGCATCAAGACCCGCTCCTCATCCGGTCGCGAGGTGGAGCTGCGCATCTCGAACATGCCCACCGCATTCGGCGAGAAGGTGGTGATGCGCATCTTCGACCCCGATCTGGTGGTGAAGGATTTCGCCCAGCTCGGCTTCTCGCCAGGTGAGGGCGCCAACTGGCGCAGCATGGTCGAGCGGCCGCACGGCATCGTGCTGGTGACCGGCCCCACGGGCTCGGGCAAGACCACCACGCTGTATTCCACGCTGAAGCACCTGGCCACGCCGGAGCTCAACGTATGCACGGTGGAAGATCCGATCGAAATGGTCTCGCCGGAGTTCAACCAGATGCAGGTGCACGCGGCGATCGAGCTGGATTTTGCCGCCGGTGTGCGCACGCTGCTGCGGCAGGACCCGGACATCATCATGATCGGCGAGATCCGCGACCTGGAGACCGCGCAGATGGCGGTGCAGGCCTCGCTCACCGGCCACCTGGTGCTGTCCACCCTGCACACCAACGACGCACCGAGCGCGGTCACCCGCCTGCTCGACCTGGGCGTGCCGCATTACCTGATCCAGTCCACCCTCACCGGCGTGGTGGCGCAGCGACTGGTGCGCACGCTGTGCCCGCACTGCAAGCGGGCAGCCGCGCAGGACCCGCAGGCCTGGACCGTACTCACTCATGGCTGGAACATGCCGGTGCCGCCGCAGGTGTTCCAGCCGGTCGGCTGCCTGGAATGCCGCAATACCGGCTTCCTCGGCCGCACCGGCATCTACGAGATGCTGAAACTGTCGCCGCGGCTGCGCGGCATGATCTCGGCCCAGCTCGACCTGAGCGGGTTCGGTCAGGCGGCCCTGTCCGAGGGCATGCGCCCGCTGCGCATCTCTGCGGCGGATCAGGTGGCGGCCGGGCTGACCACCGTGCAGGAAGTCCTCACTGTCTTGCCGCCGATCGACGCATTCGATGATACTCAGCCGTAA
- the tyrS gene encoding tyrosine--tRNA ligase produces MSELEQALATIARGADEIIKREDLAGRLKSGRPLRIKAGFDPTAPDLHLGHTVLLNKMRQFQDLGHQVIFLIGDFTGMIGDPTGKNVTRKPLSREDVLANAETYAEQVYKVLDREKTELRFNSEWFGKMSAADMIRLAAQHTVARMLERDDFTKRYAAQQPIAIHEFLYPLVQGYDSVALKADVELGGTDQKFNLLMGRALQEHHGQPPQVVLTMPLLEGLDGVNKMSKSLGNYIGINEPAIDIVTKTMKIGDELMWRWFELLSFDVSLDELARMKQDIASGALNPRDAKLRLARELVTRFHGVAAAEQALAGWHAVVRGEGDTSLLPQADIVVPAEGMRLATLLTAAGLTASNSEANRKLKERAVRIDAEVAEDAQRVFHAGFEGVLQVGKRNFARVRLVPA; encoded by the coding sequence ATGAGCGAGCTTGAGCAGGCGCTGGCCACGATTGCGCGCGGCGCCGACGAAATCATCAAGCGGGAGGATCTGGCCGGGCGCCTAAAAAGCGGTCGCCCGTTGCGGATCAAGGCTGGCTTCGATCCGACCGCACCGGATCTGCACCTGGGTCATACCGTCTTGCTGAACAAGATGCGTCAGTTCCAGGACCTGGGCCACCAGGTGATCTTCCTGATCGGCGACTTCACCGGCATGATCGGCGATCCCACCGGCAAGAATGTCACCCGCAAGCCACTCAGCCGCGAAGACGTGCTGGCCAACGCCGAGACCTATGCCGAGCAGGTCTACAAGGTGCTCGACCGCGAGAAGACCGAGCTGCGCTTCAATTCCGAGTGGTTCGGCAAAATGAGCGCGGCCGACATGATCCGGCTCGCCGCCCAGCACACCGTGGCGCGCATGCTCGAGCGCGACGACTTCACCAAGCGTTACGCGGCGCAGCAGCCGATCGCGATCCATGAATTCCTGTATCCGCTGGTGCAGGGCTACGACTCGGTCGCGCTGAAAGCGGATGTGGAACTGGGCGGCACCGACCAGAAGTTCAACCTGCTGATGGGCCGCGCGCTGCAGGAACACCACGGCCAGCCGCCGCAGGTCGTGCTGACCATGCCGCTGCTCGAAGGCCTGGACGGCGTCAACAAGATGTCCAAGTCGCTGGGCAACTACATCGGCATCAACGAGCCGGCGATCGACATCGTCACCAAGACCATGAAGATCGGCGACGAGCTGATGTGGCGCTGGTTCGAACTGCTCAGTTTCGACGTGTCGCTGGACGAACTGGCTCGGATGAAACAGGACATCGCCAGCGGCGCCCTCAACCCGCGCGACGCCAAGCTGCGTCTCGCACGCGAACTGGTCACGCGCTTCCATGGCGTGGCCGCTGCCGAACAGGCGCTCGCCGGGTGGCATGCGGTGGTCCGTGGCGAAGGCGATACTTCGCTGCTGCCGCAGGCCGATATCGTGGTGCCGGCCGAGGGCATGCGCCTGGCGACCCTGCTCACCGCGGCCGGGCTCACCGCCAGCAACTCCGAGGCGAATCGGAAATTGAAGGAGCGTGCCGTGCGCATCGATGCCGAAGTGGCGGAGGATGCACAACGCGTATTCCACGCCGGCTTTGAAGGCGTGCTGCAGGTGGGCAAGCGCAACTTTGCCCGGGTGAGACTCGTGCCTGCCTGA
- the glyS gene encoding glycine--tRNA ligase subunit beta: MSVAKSLLIELGTEELPPKALDELSAAFLRGICDGLARRGIDAGLDLAQAYASPRRLAAYIPAVAVTQPEQALERRGPALAAALDAAGQPSKALLGFAQSCGVGVEQLEKLETDKGGWYVWRTVKPGQPVAALLPEIIDEALKTLPIPRPMRWADHDYSFVRPAHWLVILHGANIIDGSVLGLHSGRKSRGHRFMHPQPVHLADADGWLDAMRACNVLADPHERRQRIRDQVGVAAAVTGGLPRLDDALLDELANLTEWPVAIACTFEREFLGVPPEALVTTMVANQKFVPVFDADGKLTEHFIGIANIESKDPAEIRKGYERVIRPRFADAKFFWDEDLKTPLAGYQEQLKGVTYQQALGSLWDKSVRVAELARVVANRVGVDAASATRAASLSKCDLLTRMVGEFPELQGVMGRYYARHDGETTAVAEALDSYYQPRFGGDTIAADRLGQVLAVAERLDTLAGIFAVGMKPGGNKDPFALRRAALGLARTLIEGGLELDLRASFIEALELLPDAALAAGLKPGKDGKPPALNAGQRRAILTDELYDFVFDRLRGYYAEQGFDNTQFEAVLAVQPVSLADFDRRLRAVAEFGRRPEAASLAAANKRVANILRKQAEEAGAPPVGRVVDPAHFEADAERDLADALASAQQDSAAALATGDYTAVLARLSQLQASVDAFFDNVLVNADTPAVRANRLALLSQLKAQFSAIADIALL; the protein is encoded by the coding sequence ATGAGCGTCGCCAAGTCGCTGTTGATCGAACTGGGCACCGAGGAGCTGCCGCCGAAGGCGCTGGATGAACTGTCCGCCGCTTTCCTGCGCGGCATCTGCGACGGCCTGGCCAGGCGCGGCATCGACGCCGGGCTCGATCTGGCCCAGGCCTACGCCTCGCCGCGCCGCCTGGCCGCGTATATCCCGGCGGTAGCCGTGACTCAGCCGGAGCAGGCGCTGGAACGCCGTGGCCCGGCGCTGGCCGCGGCACTCGATGCGGCGGGCCAGCCGTCGAAGGCGTTGCTTGGCTTCGCGCAGTCCTGCGGCGTCGGCGTCGAACAGCTGGAAAAACTGGAAACCGACAAGGGCGGCTGGTATGTCTGGCGCACGGTCAAGCCGGGCCAGCCGGTGGCGGCGCTGCTACCGGAAATCATCGACGAGGCGCTGAAGACGCTACCAATCCCGCGGCCGATGCGCTGGGCCGACCATGACTACAGCTTCGTGCGCCCGGCGCACTGGCTGGTGATCCTGCACGGCGCCAACATCATCGACGGCAGCGTGCTGGGCCTGCACAGCGGCCGCAAGTCGCGCGGCCACCGCTTCATGCACCCGCAGCCGGTGCACCTGGCCGACGCGGATGGCTGGCTGGATGCGATGCGCGCCTGCAACGTGCTGGCCGATCCGCACGAACGGCGCCAGCGCATCCGCGACCAGGTCGGCGTGGCCGCCGCGGTCACCGGCGGCCTGCCGCGGCTGGACGATGCATTGCTGGACGAGCTGGCCAACCTCACCGAATGGCCGGTGGCGATCGCCTGCACGTTCGAGCGCGAGTTCCTCGGCGTGCCGCCCGAGGCGCTGGTGACCACCATGGTGGCGAACCAGAAGTTCGTGCCGGTATTCGACGCCGACGGCAAGCTGACCGAGCATTTCATCGGCATCGCGAACATCGAGAGCAAGGACCCGGCCGAGATCCGCAAGGGTTACGAGCGGGTGATCCGGCCGCGCTTCGCCGACGCCAAGTTCTTCTGGGACGAGGATCTGAAGACGCCGCTGGCCGGCTACCAGGAGCAGCTCAAGGGCGTCACCTACCAACAGGCGCTGGGCAGCCTGTGGGACAAGAGCGTGCGTGTGGCCGAACTGGCACGGGTCGTCGCGAACCGGGTCGGCGTTGATGCCGCCTCGGCCACCCGCGCCGCCTCGCTGAGCAAGTGCGACCTGCTGACCCGCATGGTCGGCGAGTTCCCCGAACTGCAGGGCGTGATGGGTCGCTATTACGCCCGCCACGACGGCGAGACGACGGCGGTGGCCGAGGCGCTGGACAGCTACTACCAGCCGCGCTTCGGTGGTGACACCATCGCCGCCGACCGGCTCGGCCAGGTACTGGCCGTGGCCGAACGGCTGGACACCCTGGCCGGCATCTTCGCGGTAGGCATGAAGCCCGGCGGCAACAAGGATCCGTTCGCCCTGCGCCGCGCCGCGCTGGGCCTGGCCCGCACCTTGATCGAGGGCGGCCTGGAACTGGATCTGCGTGCCAGCTTCATCGAAGCGCTGGAACTGCTGCCGGACGCGGCGCTGGCGGCGGGTCTGAAGCCGGGCAAGGATGGCAAGCCGCCGGCCCTGAACGCGGGCCAGCGGCGGGCGATCCTGACCGACGAGCTGTACGACTTCGTGTTCGACCGCCTGCGCGGCTACTACGCCGAGCAGGGGTTCGACAACACGCAGTTCGAGGCGGTGCTGGCGGTGCAGCCGGTCAGCCTGGCGGATTTCGACCGCCGCCTGCGCGCGGTGGCGGAGTTCGGTCGCCGCCCGGAAGCCGCCAGCCTGGCCGCCGCCAACAAGCGGGTCGCCAACATCCTGCGCAAGCAGGCCGAAGAGGCCGGCGCGCCGCCGGTCGGCCGGGTCGTCGACCCGGCGCACTTCGAGGCGGATGCGGAGCGCGACTTGGCCGATGCATTGGCCTCGGCACAGCAGGACAGCGCGGCTGCCCTGGCCACCGGCGACTACACCGCGGTGCTGGCTCGCCTGTCGCAGCTGCAGGCATCGGTGGATGCGTTCTTCGACAACGTGCTGGTGAACGCTGATACCCCGGCAGTGCGCGCCAACCGGCTGGCCCTGCTGAGCCAGCTGAAAGCCCAGTTCAGCGCCATCGCCGACATCGCCCTGCTCTGA
- a CDS encoding glutamine amidotransferase — protein MKSVLIIRTGRAPDRIRARHGDFPHWFRLGARLHPQQLQIVDVAAGEALPAPREVAGAIITGSAAMVTERSVWSERTAGWIRDAMDVELPLFGVCYGHQLMAHALGGRVDYLPGGREIGTQAIELSATGALDPLARGLPASFRAHTTHEQSVIEPPGGAAVLARSARDPHQLLRYGPHALSAQFHPEFNADVMRAYIRRKHADMQREGSDPQQIYSAVAATPIARGLLRQFSRRHRWIAAAG, from the coding sequence ATGAAATCCGTACTGATCATCCGCACCGGTCGCGCGCCGGACCGCATCCGGGCCCGTCACGGCGACTTTCCCCACTGGTTTCGGCTTGGCGCTAGATTGCACCCACAGCAGCTGCAGATTGTCGATGTCGCAGCCGGCGAGGCATTACCAGCGCCGCGGGAGGTCGCCGGAGCCATCATCACCGGCTCGGCAGCCATGGTCACCGAACGCTCGGTATGGAGCGAACGCACCGCCGGCTGGATCCGCGATGCGATGGACGTCGAGCTGCCCTTGTTCGGCGTCTGCTACGGCCACCAGCTGATGGCCCACGCGCTGGGCGGACGCGTCGATTATCTGCCGGGCGGTCGTGAAATCGGCACCCAGGCGATCGAGTTGTCAGCTACCGGGGCGCTGGATCCGTTGGCGCGTGGGCTACCGGCCAGCTTCCGCGCGCACACCACGCACGAACAAAGCGTGATCGAGCCACCGGGTGGTGCTGCCGTACTGGCTCGATCGGCGCGGGATCCGCATCAACTGCTGCGTTACGGACCACATGCGCTCAGCGCACAATTCCACCCCGAGTTCAATGCCGATGTGATGCGCGCCTATATCCGTCGCAAGCATGCCGACATGCAGCGCGAGGGTTCGGACCCGCAACAAATCTACAGCGCAGTGGCCGCCACGCCGATCGCCCGCGGACTGCTGCGCCAGTTCTCACGCCGCCACCGCTGGATCGCGGCCGCGGGCTGA
- the glyQ gene encoding glycine--tRNA ligase subunit alpha — MSARTFQDVIQTLNRYWAAQGCVLLQPLDTEVGAGTFHPATFLRALGPEPWAAAYVQPSRRPTDGRYGENPNRLQHYYQYQVVMKPNPENILDLYIGSLKELGLDPLVHDLRFVEDNWESPTLGAWGLGWEVWLNGMEVTQFTYFQQAGGLECRPVTGEITYGLERLAMYLQNVDNVYDLVWTDGPRGIVTYGDVFHQNEVEQSTYNFEHANVPELLHWFDVCEATANQLVAANLPLPAYEQVMKASHTFNLLDARRAISVTERQRYILRVRTLSRSVAETYVAQREKLGFPGLKHASSRNAKEQAA; from the coding sequence ATGTCCGCACGCACCTTCCAGGATGTGATCCAGACCCTCAACCGCTACTGGGCGGCGCAGGGCTGTGTGCTGCTGCAGCCACTCGATACCGAGGTCGGCGCCGGCACCTTCCACCCCGCCACGTTTCTCCGCGCGCTTGGCCCCGAGCCTTGGGCGGCGGCCTACGTACAGCCCTCGCGCCGGCCCACCGATGGCCGCTACGGCGAGAATCCGAACCGGCTGCAGCATTACTACCAGTACCAGGTGGTGATGAAGCCCAATCCCGAGAACATCCTCGATCTTTACATCGGCTCGCTGAAAGAATTGGGCCTCGATCCCTTGGTGCACGACCTGCGCTTCGTCGAGGACAACTGGGAGTCGCCGACCTTGGGCGCCTGGGGCCTGGGCTGGGAAGTCTGGTTGAACGGCATGGAAGTCACCCAGTTCACCTACTTCCAGCAGGCTGGCGGACTCGAATGCCGCCCGGTGACCGGCGAGATCACCTACGGCCTGGAGCGGCTGGCGATGTACCTGCAGAACGTGGACAACGTCTACGACCTGGTCTGGACCGACGGCCCGCGCGGCATCGTGACCTACGGCGACGTGTTCCACCAGAACGAGGTGGAGCAGAGCACCTACAACTTCGAGCACGCGAATGTGCCCGAGCTGCTGCACTGGTTCGACGTGTGCGAGGCCACTGCCAACCAGCTGGTTGCGGCGAATCTGCCGCTGCCGGCGTATGAGCAGGTGATGAAGGCCAGCCATACCTTCAACCTGCTCGACGCGCGCCGCGCGATCAGCGTCACCGAGCGCCAGCGCTACATCCTGCGCGTGCGCACGCTGTCGCGCAGCGTGGCCGAGACCTATGTGGCGCAGCGCGAGAAGCTCGGTTTCCCGGGCCTGAAGCACGCGTCGTCCAGGAACGCGAAGGAGCAGGCCGCATGA
- a CDS encoding anhydro-N-acetylmuramic acid kinase, with amino-acid sequence MDDDASALYLGLISGTSADSIDSVLVSFSRGAPQLLASHAHPWPTTLRERMLALAQGETALDLDAFGRLDVEIGHGFADAAMQLLERSGTPAAAVRAIGSHGQTLRHRPIGAYPFTLQLGDPSVIAERCGIDVVADFRRADVAAGGQGAPLLPALHAMLLARAGHTRVILNLGGIANITVLGSDGRVLGFDTGPANGLLDAWCLRQRGEPFDRDGAYAASGRPDAGLLDVLLADPYFALPPPKSTGREYFHLDWLAAHAPLTGLDPADMQATLLELTARSVAAAITRHAPEADEVLACGGGVHNGALMRRLGELLAPRVLLGTSRYGIDPDFLEATAFAWLARQRLLGLPGNLPAVTGARGPRVLGAIYSAPAAGLP; translated from the coding sequence GTGGACGACGATGCCTCGGCGCTTTACCTCGGGCTGATCTCCGGCACCAGCGCGGACAGCATCGACAGTGTGCTGGTCAGCTTCAGCCGCGGCGCACCGCAACTGCTGGCCAGCCACGCGCATCCCTGGCCCACCACGCTGCGTGAACGGATGCTGGCCCTGGCCCAGGGCGAAACCGCGCTGGACCTGGATGCGTTTGGACGGCTGGACGTCGAAATCGGCCACGGCTTCGCCGACGCCGCGATGCAATTGCTCGAACGCAGCGGCACGCCCGCAGCAGCCGTCCGCGCCATCGGCTCGCACGGCCAGACGCTGCGCCATCGCCCCATCGGGGCGTATCCGTTCACGCTGCAGCTGGGCGATCCCAGCGTGATCGCCGAACGCTGCGGCATCGACGTGGTGGCGGATTTCCGCCGAGCCGACGTCGCCGCCGGCGGGCAGGGCGCCCCGTTGCTGCCGGCGTTGCACGCGATGCTGCTGGCCCGAGCGGGACACACCCGGGTAATACTCAATCTCGGCGGCATCGCGAACATCACCGTGCTCGGCAGCGACGGCCGCGTGCTCGGCTTCGACACCGGCCCGGCCAACGGCCTGCTCGATGCCTGGTGCCTGCGCCAGCGCGGCGAGCCGTTCGACCGCGACGGCGCGTATGCGGCCAGCGGCCGGCCCGATGCCGGCCTGCTCGATGTCCTGCTGGCCGATCCCTACTTTGCGCTGCCGCCACCGAAGAGTACCGGTCGCGAATACTTCCACCTGGACTGGCTGGCCGCACACGCGCCGCTCACCGGGCTGGATCCGGCCGACATGCAGGCGACCCTGCTGGAACTCACCGCGCGCAGCGTGGCCGCGGCGATCACGCGGCACGCGCCGGAAGCGGACGAGGTGCTGGCCTGCGGCGGCGGCGTGCACAACGGTGCATTGATGCGACGCTTGGGCGAACTGCTGGCGCCTCGCGTACTGCTGGGCACGTCGCGCTACGGCATCGACCCGGACTTCCTCGAAGCCACGGCGTTTGCCTGGCTGGCGCGACAGCGCCTGCTCGGCCTGCCCGGCAACCTGCCGGCAGTCACCGGTGCACGTGGCCCGCGGGTCCTGGGGGCGATCTACTCCGCACCCGCCGCGGGTTTGCCGTAA
- a CDS encoding OapA family protein, producing MAEEKQGARQARKQAICRKAQRRHSHFYERCAHWSFNRSGEIEPIHWHRERLVLAGTALLITLLSGFIMPAWASAMRPAPAPEIHSLLPLALPKIAPVSVTTATVDDWQVVRVQPGQTLSDIFTARGLGMADLQKVMDAASGAKSALHSIRPGQEFDFLLGSDGSLKGFRFDQDQASRATIRLDGAQPTVAIQQRDMDLREQVAHGVIRSSLYAAGDQAGMDAAMVGKLADLFKYDIDFVQDLRVGDSFTVIYDDIYRDGVRYGQGNIIAAEFINQGQRYTAYRFKKADGSYGWYSEDGRPIQKSFLRIPVDFTRISSQFTAARMHPILGRMRAHKGVDYAAPSGTPIHAAGDGVIKYHGWERGYGNFVVIQHDRSISTAYGHMSRFVKGQHVGERVRQGEVIGYVGMTGLATGPHLHYEFRVNGVQRNPQTVTLPKPEPLPAVQMARFKAEVVKPQLARLTELDARIKLARVSAPANHDN from the coding sequence ATGGCAGAAGAAAAGCAGGGGGCGCGGCAAGCTCGCAAACAGGCGATCTGTCGCAAGGCACAACGTCGGCACTCCCATTTCTATGAGCGCTGTGCACATTGGTCGTTCAATCGCTCGGGCGAGATCGAGCCGATCCACTGGCACCGCGAACGTCTGGTGCTCGCCGGCACCGCGTTGCTGATCACCCTGCTGTCCGGTTTCATCATGCCCGCCTGGGCCAGCGCCATGCGTCCCGCGCCCGCGCCGGAAATCCATTCACTGCTGCCGCTGGCGCTGCCCAAGATCGCGCCGGTCAGCGTCACCACCGCGACCGTGGACGATTGGCAAGTAGTGCGGGTGCAGCCGGGACAGACATTGTCTGACATCTTCACTGCGCGCGGCCTCGGCATGGCCGACCTGCAGAAGGTGATGGACGCTGCCAGCGGCGCGAAATCCGCCCTGCACAGCATTCGTCCGGGCCAGGAATTCGACTTCCTGCTCGGCAGTGACGGCAGCCTCAAGGGCTTCCGCTTCGACCAGGACCAGGCCAGCCGCGCGACCATCCGCCTCGACGGTGCGCAGCCCACCGTCGCGATCCAGCAGCGCGACATGGACCTGCGTGAACAGGTGGCGCATGGCGTGATCCGCAGCAGCCTGTACGCCGCCGGCGACCAGGCCGGCATGGACGCGGCGATGGTCGGCAAGCTCGCCGACCTGTTCAAGTACGACATCGACTTCGTGCAGGACCTGCGCGTGGGCGACAGCTTCACGGTGATCTACGACGACATCTACCGCGATGGCGTGCGCTACGGCCAGGGCAACATCATCGCCGCCGAGTTCATCAACCAGGGCCAGCGCTACACCGCTTACCGCTTCAAGAAGGCCGACGGCAGCTACGGCTGGTACAGCGAGGACGGCCGGCCGATCCAGAAGTCGTTCCTGCGCATCCCGGTCGACTTCACCCGCATCTCCTCGCAATTCACCGCGGCACGGATGCACCCGATCCTCGGCCGCATGCGTGCGCACAAGGGCGTCGATTACGCCGCCCCCAGCGGTACCCCGATCCACGCGGCCGGCGATGGCGTGATCAAGTACCACGGTTGGGAACGCGGCTACGGCAACTTCGTGGTGATCCAGCACGACAGGAGCATCAGCACCGCCTACGGCCACATGTCGCGCTTCGTGAAGGGCCAGCACGTGGGCGAGCGCGTCCGCCAGGGTGAAGTGATTGGCTACGTCGGCATGACCGGACTGGCCACCGGCCCGCACCTGCACTACGAATTCCGCGTCAACGGCGTGCAGCGCAACCCGCAGACCGTCACGCTGCCGAAGCCCGAGCCGCTGCCAGCCGTGCAGATGGCGCGTTTCAAGGCCGAAGTGGTGAAACCCCAGCTGGCACGGCTGACCGAACTGGACGCCCGCATCAAGCTGGCACGTGTCAGCGCCCCCGCCAACCACGACAACTGA